The Anaerobaca lacustris genome contains a region encoding:
- a CDS encoding SphA family protein, producing MKCSQLSMLGASLLLASLLAVPVAAYDQPAVNLGFTSFMDGGPPAGPGFYFAQYLQYYTSDKLVDGPPMDPKLDVWVSLSQFIYQSDRPILFGGKWGIDVIVPVVHFDAASFLNDNGTGVGDILVGPYLQWDPIMGPNGPKFMHRIELQTIWPTGKYDDDKGLNPGSNHFSFNPYWAGTYFFTPKLTGSWRLHYLWNDENDDTKVQPGQAVHCNFAASYELIPNKLRAGVNGYYFKQVTDSEVDGDKVSGHEQVLGIGPGAMYSFSQNDHLFFNAYFETSVKNRPEGQRFQVRWVHHF from the coding sequence ATGAAATGCTCTCAGTTGTCGATGCTCGGGGCGAGCCTGTTGCTCGCGTCCCTGCTGGCTGTGCCTGTTGCGGCGTACGATCAGCCGGCGGTCAATCTCGGTTTCACCAGTTTCATGGACGGCGGTCCGCCGGCCGGACCCGGCTTCTATTTCGCTCAGTACCTTCAGTACTATACGTCCGACAAGCTGGTCGATGGTCCGCCGATGGACCCAAAGCTGGATGTCTGGGTCAGTCTGAGCCAGTTCATCTATCAGTCCGATCGTCCGATCCTGTTCGGCGGCAAGTGGGGCATCGACGTGATCGTCCCGGTCGTCCATTTCGATGCCGCCAGCTTTCTCAACGACAATGGGACGGGCGTGGGCGACATTCTGGTCGGCCCGTATCTCCAGTGGGACCCGATCATGGGCCCGAACGGCCCGAAGTTCATGCACCGCATCGAGCTGCAGACCATCTGGCCCACCGGCAAATACGACGACGACAAGGGGCTCAACCCGGGCAGCAACCATTTCTCGTTCAATCCGTACTGGGCGGGCACCTACTTCTTCACGCCGAAGCTCACCGGTTCCTGGCGTCTGCATTATCTCTGGAACGACGAGAACGACGACACGAAGGTTCAGCCGGGCCAGGCGGTTCACTGCAATTTCGCCGCGTCCTATGAACTGATCCCCAACAAGTTGCGGGCCGGCGTCAACGGCTACTACTTCAAACAGGTGACCGACTCCGAAGTCGACGGTGACAAGGTTTCGGGCCACGAACAGGTTCTGGGGATCGGGCCCGGCGCCATGTATAGCTTCTCGCAGAACGATCATCTGTTCTTCAACGCCTACTTCGAGACCAGTGTCAAGAACCGCCCCGAAGGCCAGCGATTCCAGGTCCGCTGGGTGCATCACTTCTAA
- a CDS encoding sulfatase has protein sequence MGAAACSAAVWGRSIGHGPTKKPNILFILADDMGWADVGYHGSIIRTPNIDRLAQEGVRFDRHYVMPTCTPTRVGFLSGRYPSRFGVTSPAYGKIFDDDTITLAQALRDSGYATSIVGKWHMGSPPDHTPLKYGFDTSYGYFHGQIDPYTHHYKTGVPSWHRNDEYLDETGHATDLITDEAVRIVTSKHDKPFFLYLNYSVPHYPLDEPAEWTSMYEDTIAEPSRRLFAASITHMDHGIGRIVEALDEKGLRKNTLIVFVSDNGGQQSWRSDTEYKGRYADKPHTVLGDNRPLRGWKGQVYEGGIRVPALANWPGVLKPGPSETLVHIVDWMPTLCGLVGHKPPRDLRWDGRDVWPAIRGDAKPSERRLLYWKTPNTSAVRSGDWKLILANDGRNAQLYDLASDPYETNDLAARHPARVAELRLAWTKLTAADR, from the coding sequence ATGGGAGCGGCGGCTTGCTCTGCGGCTGTTTGGGGTCGATCCATCGGTCACGGCCCGACGAAGAAACCCAACATCCTCTTCATCCTGGCCGACGACATGGGCTGGGCCGACGTCGGCTATCACGGCTCGATCATCCGCACGCCAAACATCGACCGTTTGGCGCAAGAAGGGGTCCGCTTCGACCGGCACTACGTGATGCCCACGTGCACACCGACGCGCGTCGGGTTCCTTAGCGGCCGCTATCCGAGCCGGTTCGGCGTGACCTCGCCCGCCTATGGCAAGATATTCGACGACGACACGATCACACTGGCCCAGGCCCTTCGCGACAGCGGCTACGCTACGTCCATCGTGGGCAAGTGGCACATGGGTTCTCCGCCCGACCATACGCCGCTGAAGTACGGCTTCGACACCTCGTATGGCTATTTCCACGGCCAGATCGATCCCTATACGCACCACTACAAGACGGGTGTCCCGTCCTGGCACCGAAACGATGAATATCTCGACGAGACAGGCCATGCGACCGACCTGATCACCGACGAGGCCGTCCGCATTGTCACGTCGAAGCACGACAAGCCGTTCTTTCTCTACCTGAACTACAGCGTGCCGCACTATCCGCTCGATGAGCCGGCCGAGTGGACGTCGATGTACGAGGACACAATCGCCGAGCCGTCGCGCCGGCTCTTCGCGGCCAGCATCACCCACATGGACCACGGGATCGGCCGCATTGTCGAAGCCCTCGACGAAAAGGGGCTTCGCAAGAATACGCTGATCGTCTTCGTCAGCGACAACGGGGGCCAGCAGAGCTGGCGCAGCGACACCGAATACAAGGGCCGCTACGCCGACAAGCCGCACACGGTCCTGGGCGACAATCGCCCGCTGCGAGGCTGGAAGGGCCAGGTCTACGAGGGAGGCATTCGCGTGCCCGCCCTGGCCAACTGGCCCGGCGTCCTCAAGCCCGGTCCCTCGGAGACCCTCGTCCATATCGTCGACTGGATGCCCACGCTCTGCGGGCTGGTCGGTCACAAGCCGCCGAGAGACCTGCGATGGGACGGTCGTGACGTCTGGCCTGCGATCCGCGGCGATGCAAAGCCTTCCGAACGGCGACTGCTGTATTGGAAGACCCCGAACACCTCGGCTGTGCGCTCGGGCGACTGGAAGCTCATCCTGGCCAACGACGGCCGCAACGCCCAGCTCTACGACCTGGCGTCCGATCCATACGAGACGAACGACCTGGCTGCCCGGCACCCCGCCCGCGTCGCCGAACTCCGCCTCGCCTGGACAAAACTCACCGCTGCCGACCGATAG
- a CDS encoding ankyrin repeat domain-containing protein, whose product MVLLVTLCGCKRQRVDVDAALHEAVGSGSLSQVRALLARGADPDVRNRHGWTPLQRAAEQGHAAMVELLMKYGADPDVDGPWGPALHIAIVRGHAAVVRKLIDGGAHVNVRDKRIESRTALDRALSGAPRVWRDEVIDILLAAGADPRLSADSGRTVLHGAASEGLTKLASLLLAHGADVNAQTAGGSTPLHSAVWENHLETATLLLDHGADINRADQVGDTPLHVAAVNGYAALFDLLRDRQANLHARDDLGQTPLDCLRSPDEPNMVILHADGQRPYEVILTLPTTVRSFLIGYGVEFDRVWTPDGNDIAALDLEAAIKAADHIATRSWFSINYVLEHLSRYHREYGGFLAAGRRYLLCNMNYTHVDKTPTDKFTWGMDGACALVRIVVDLENNVVVRIDCN is encoded by the coding sequence TTGGTCCTTCTGGTCACGCTCTGCGGCTGTAAGCGACAGCGGGTGGATGTCGATGCGGCGCTCCATGAAGCGGTGGGCAGCGGCAGTCTCTCACAGGTCCGCGCGCTGCTTGCCCGTGGCGCGGATCCTGATGTGCGGAACCGACATGGATGGACGCCGCTTCAGAGGGCTGCTGAACAGGGGCACGCCGCAATGGTCGAGCTGCTGATGAAATACGGCGCCGATCCCGACGTTGACGGTCCATGGGGCCCGGCCCTGCACATCGCTATTGTTAGAGGCCATGCCGCCGTGGTTCGCAAGCTGATCGATGGCGGGGCCCACGTCAACGTCAGAGACAAGCGCATTGAGTCGCGTACAGCTCTCGATCGTGCTCTATCAGGCGCTCCGCGCGTGTGGCGCGACGAGGTGATCGATATCCTGCTCGCTGCCGGCGCCGATCCCAGGCTCTCGGCGGATAGTGGTCGCACCGTTTTGCACGGAGCGGCCTCCGAAGGTCTGACGAAGCTGGCGAGCCTTCTTCTCGCCCATGGGGCAGATGTCAATGCGCAAACCGCAGGGGGCTCTACGCCTCTGCATAGCGCCGTCTGGGAAAATCACCTTGAAACAGCAACTCTCCTTCTGGATCATGGCGCAGACATCAACCGGGCCGACCAAGTGGGCGACACACCTTTGCACGTCGCGGCCGTCAACGGCTATGCGGCCCTATTTGATCTGCTGCGGGATCGTCAGGCGAACCTCCACGCACGAGACGATCTTGGGCAGACGCCTTTGGATTGCCTCCGCTCGCCCGACGAGCCGAACATGGTGATTCTGCATGCCGATGGGCAGCGCCCCTACGAAGTCATCCTCACCCTGCCGACCACGGTGCGCAGTTTTCTCATCGGCTACGGTGTTGAGTTCGACCGGGTCTGGACCCCCGATGGCAATGATATTGCGGCGCTGGACCTGGAGGCGGCGATCAAGGCTGCCGATCACATTGCGACCAGGAGCTGGTTCAGCATCAATTACGTCCTTGAACACCTTTCGCGATATCATCGCGAGTATGGTGGTTTCCTCGCGGCGGGCCGAAGATATCTCCTGTGCAATATGAACTACACCCATGTAGACAAAACGCCGACTGACAAGTTCACATGGGGAATGGACGGAGCCTGCGCTTTGGTGCGAATCGTGGTTGACCTCGAGAACAATGTCGTGGTTCGGATCGACTGCAACTGA
- a CDS encoding PadR family transcriptional regulator — translation MSNSSSQLGHCICTGRSLDRMLRPAILTVLYDQSRGLHGYAIEKHLQVFAFFREQLPDYAGLYRLLKRMEAEGLLSSTECDSQAGPSRRVYRLTDRGRRCLSRWFESLTEYRRMLDDLLEHIGNSRGATAQAKGTIDPVSPGETRCQQTSKLKGC, via the coding sequence ATGTCGAATAGTAGCTCACAGCTCGGTCACTGCATCTGCACGGGTCGTTCGCTGGACCGCATGCTGCGTCCGGCGATCCTGACGGTCTTGTATGACCAAAGCCGGGGCCTGCACGGATACGCCATCGAGAAGCACTTGCAGGTCTTCGCGTTCTTCCGAGAGCAGTTGCCCGACTACGCCGGGCTCTATCGGCTCCTGAAACGGATGGAAGCCGAGGGTCTGCTCTCTTCGACAGAATGTGATTCTCAGGCCGGACCCTCCAGACGCGTATACCGTCTGACGGATCGGGGCCGGAGGTGCCTGTCACGGTGGTTCGAGAGCCTGACCGAGTATCGCAGAATGCTCGACGACCTGCTGGAACACATTGGCAACAGCAGAGGCGCCACGGCGCAGGCGAAAGGCACGATCGATCCTGTGTCGCCAGGAGAGACGCGATGTCAGCAGACGAGCAAATTGAAGGGATGCTGA
- a CDS encoding PQQ-like beta-propeller repeat protein — translation MLQLSLSRTVSACLVLFLCAASRGENWPQFRGPGGLGVSQTENLPITWSETENVAWKTPLPGYGASSPIALAGRLYVTCHSGYGTERDQTMEDLALHVVCVDGENGAILWDRQIEPTLPESPRVRDHGYAAATPATDGEHLYVFFGKSGVFKFDLDGRQLWRTNVGTGIHGWGSGTSPVLYEDLVIVNASVESESLMAMDKETGKEVWRAGGIRESWNTPHLVRTSDGRHELAVSIRGWVMAFDPKTGKELWRCAAIPDYVCPSIVSHESILYAIGGRASKAFAIRSGGRGDVTDTHKLWQADVGANVSSPVVHDGHLYWVSDRNQVAYCLRMADGEVIYAERVRMQPYASTLLADGRLYVVMRNGGTLVLAARSQFEQLAHNQLADRSTFNGSPIVHNGMLILRSDENLYALKESQ, via the coding sequence ATGTTGCAGCTCAGTCTCAGTCGCACGGTATCCGCATGTCTCGTCTTGTTCCTGTGCGCCGCCTCTCGCGGCGAGAACTGGCCCCAGTTTCGCGGCCCCGGCGGGCTGGGCGTCTCACAGACTGAGAACCTGCCCATCACCTGGAGCGAGACGGAGAACGTCGCCTGGAAAACCCCCCTGCCCGGCTACGGGGCGTCGAGCCCCATCGCCCTGGCCGGCCGGCTGTACGTGACCTGTCACAGCGGATACGGCACCGAGCGAGACCAGACGATGGAGGACCTGGCGCTCCACGTGGTCTGCGTCGACGGCGAGAATGGAGCGATCCTCTGGGATCGGCAGATCGAGCCGACGCTGCCCGAATCGCCGCGCGTGCGCGACCACGGATACGCCGCCGCGACGCCGGCGACGGATGGCGAGCACCTGTACGTCTTCTTCGGCAAGAGCGGCGTGTTCAAGTTCGACCTCGACGGCCGGCAGCTCTGGCGCACCAACGTCGGCACGGGCATCCACGGCTGGGGATCGGGCACCTCGCCGGTACTGTACGAGGACCTGGTCATCGTCAACGCCAGCGTTGAGAGCGAATCGCTCATGGCGATGGACAAAGAGACGGGCAAAGAGGTCTGGCGAGCCGGCGGCATCCGCGAGTCGTGGAACACGCCGCACCTGGTCCGGACCTCCGACGGCCGGCACGAACTGGCCGTCAGCATCCGAGGCTGGGTCATGGCCTTCGACCCGAAGACCGGAAAAGAGCTATGGCGATGCGCCGCGATCCCGGACTACGTCTGCCCGAGCATTGTCTCGCACGAGAGTATCCTCTATGCCATCGGAGGACGCGCGTCGAAAGCATTCGCCATCCGCAGCGGCGGCCGGGGCGACGTCACCGACACCCACAAGCTCTGGCAGGCCGACGTCGGGGCCAACGTCTCGTCGCCCGTCGTCCACGACGGCCATCTCTACTGGGTCAGCGACCGCAACCAGGTGGCCTATTGCCTCCGCATGGCCGACGGCGAGGTCATATATGCCGAGCGGGTGCGGATGCAGCCGTACGCCTCGACCCTCCTGGCCGACGGCCGGCTCTACGTCGTGATGCGCAACGGCGGCACGCTTGTCCTCGCAGCCCGGTCCCAGTTCGAGCAACTGGCCCACAACCAACTCGCCGACCGCAGCACCTTCAACGGCAGCCCGATCGTTCACAACGGCATGCTCATCCTCCGCAGCGACGAGAACCTCTACGCCCTCAAAGAATCGCAGTAA
- a CDS encoding discoidin domain-containing protein: MKRLMLLLLIAALTAPVQAAVPEPKGAWEFNQPDTNRATIGEPLQLVGTVENVPGVHAADGAVQIGEGSYYVCTHGIAPNGGGAKVNQWTLLIDFSYPPSSLSDPPSGYNDLFQLDPTNADDSDWTINSSGAIGIGAVGYSSAYGYTTQGSTWYRMVLVVENGVRQDLYVDGVEIFKGNQQGIDGRFSLADVILLFCAGNNQDRDDAPMNVSTVAIWDRPLSATEIAAMGQAGDSFFRRKRAFDPIPTDGADDVPITTDLTWTAGEYAATHNVYFGSSWADVDGAAPATLIADSLAQDVTRVEIERLDYGRTYYWRVDEVNAAPDRTVFAGDVWSFTTEPFAYPIENIVATTNGTSDATAGPEKTIDGSGLDAADQHSTDSAAMWLARAPADEPLHIQYEFDRVYKLHEMLVWNYNVQFEMILGFGLKDVTVAYSEDGEDWTVLGDVEFARATGTATYAADTTVAFGGAAARYVRLTVNSGFGGTGQYGLSEVRFLFVPAQAREPHPADGAVGVDVGAALSWRSGRNAASHEVYLGTDPQSVDLVGTIDQAILASANLIFGTTYYWQVVEVNEAEAVAAWAGDLWSFSTQEYAPIDGFESYTDDIDAGEAIFDTWIDGWVNNTGSTVGYLETPFAERTIVRSGRQSMPLFYDNTTSPFYSETERTFATPQNWTGNGADTLRLFVAGQGPAFFEAADGTILMNAIGNDIWGNADQFRYVYKNLSGNGSVTARVDMLDISPDIWVKAGVMIRQNAEAGAINTFMAMTGTGGGGSTFQQRMTAGGASVSQHTYADGPFTAPYWVRVTREGNTLRGYTSPDGENWIQRGDTITLAMTDPVLIGLALTSHNANQATSAQFSNVAFTGNVTGAWQVAEVGVAQPAGNAVAPLYVALEDATGKSAVVTHPDANIVGRSGWNEWQISLSEFAGVNLSRVSTIAIGVGSRTNPVAGGTGMVFIDDIGFGRPAGTE; the protein is encoded by the coding sequence ATGAAAAGACTCATGTTGCTGCTGCTGATCGCCGCCCTGACGGCGCCGGTGCAGGCGGCCGTCCCCGAACCGAAAGGCGCGTGGGAGTTCAATCAGCCGGACACCAATCGGGCGACGATCGGTGAACCGCTGCAACTCGTCGGCACTGTCGAGAATGTACCCGGCGTCCATGCGGCCGACGGCGCCGTTCAGATCGGCGAGGGAAGTTACTACGTCTGCACGCATGGGATCGCTCCCAACGGCGGCGGCGCCAAGGTCAATCAGTGGACCCTGCTGATCGACTTCAGCTACCCGCCCAGCAGTCTGTCCGATCCACCGAGCGGGTACAACGACCTGTTCCAGCTCGACCCGACCAACGCCGACGATTCCGACTGGACCATCAACTCGTCCGGCGCGATCGGGATCGGCGCGGTGGGCTACTCCAGCGCCTACGGCTACACCACGCAGGGCAGCACATGGTACCGCATGGTCCTCGTGGTCGAGAATGGTGTCCGGCAGGACCTTTACGTCGACGGTGTCGAGATCTTCAAGGGCAACCAGCAGGGCATCGACGGTCGGTTCAGTCTTGCCGACGTCATCCTGCTGTTCTGCGCCGGCAACAACCAGGACCGTGACGACGCCCCGATGAACGTCTCGACGGTGGCGATCTGGGATCGTCCCCTCAGTGCAACGGAGATCGCCGCGATGGGGCAGGCCGGTGACAGCTTCTTCCGCCGCAAGCGCGCGTTCGATCCGATCCCGACCGACGGCGCCGACGATGTGCCCATCACCACCGATCTGACCTGGACGGCGGGCGAGTACGCCGCGACGCATAATGTCTACTTCGGCTCTTCCTGGGCAGACGTCGATGGGGCGGCCCCGGCTACACTGATTGCCGACAGCCTGGCCCAGGATGTCACGCGCGTCGAGATCGAGCGTCTGGACTACGGCCGGACGTACTACTGGCGGGTTGATGAGGTCAATGCCGCCCCGGATCGTACGGTCTTTGCGGGCGACGTCTGGAGCTTCACCACCGAGCCGTTCGCCTATCCCATCGAGAACATCGTCGCCACGACGAATGGAACCTCGGATGCGACCGCCGGACCGGAGAAGACGATCGACGGTTCGGGCCTCGACGCCGCCGATCAGCACTCGACCGACAGCGCGGCCATGTGGCTGGCCAGGGCCCCGGCGGACGAGCCCCTGCACATCCAGTACGAGTTCGACCGCGTCTACAAGCTCCACGAGATGCTCGTCTGGAACTACAACGTCCAGTTCGAGATGATCCTCGGGTTCGGGCTCAAGGATGTCACTGTGGCATATTCCGAAGACGGCGAGGACTGGACCGTGCTCGGCGACGTGGAATTCGCCAGGGCCACGGGAACGGCCACATATGCGGCCGACACAACGGTCGCCTTCGGTGGCGCAGCGGCCCGGTACGTTCGCCTGACCGTCAACAGCGGGTTCGGTGGAACGGGCCAGTACGGCCTCAGCGAGGTCCGCTTCCTGTTCGTTCCGGCGCAGGCCCGCGAGCCGCACCCGGCTGACGGAGCCGTCGGCGTCGATGTCGGTGCCGCCCTGAGCTGGCGCAGCGGTCGCAATGCCGCGTCGCACGAGGTCTACCTCGGGACCGACCCGCAGTCCGTCGATCTGGTTGGGACGATTGACCAGGCGATTCTGGCGTCGGCCAATCTGATTTTTGGAACGACGTACTACTGGCAGGTCGTCGAGGTCAACGAGGCCGAGGCCGTCGCGGCTTGGGCCGGCGATCTCTGGAGTTTCTCGACGCAGGAATACGCGCCGATCGACGGGTTCGAGAGCTACACCGACGATATCGACGCCGGCGAAGCGATCTTCGACACCTGGATCGACGGCTGGGTCAACAATACCGGATCGACGGTCGGCTACCTTGAGACCCCGTTCGCCGAACGGACGATCGTCCGCAGTGGCCGTCAATCCATGCCGCTGTTCTACGACAACACCACCTCGCCGTTCTACTCGGAGACCGAGCGGACGTTCGCGACGCCGCAGAACTGGACCGGCAACGGCGCCGATACGTTACGGCTGTTCGTCGCCGGACAGGGGCCGGCGTTCTTCGAGGCAGCCGACGGTACGATCCTGATGAACGCCATCGGCAACGACATCTGGGGCAACGCCGATCAGTTCCGCTATGTGTACAAGAACCTCAGCGGCAACGGCTCCGTTACCGCTCGCGTCGATATGCTCGACATCAGTCCCGACATCTGGGTCAAAGCCGGCGTGATGATCCGACAGAACGCCGAGGCCGGGGCAATCAACACGTTCATGGCGATGACCGGGACCGGTGGCGGTGGGTCAACGTTCCAGCAGCGTATGACCGCCGGCGGCGCTTCGGTCTCGCAGCACACCTATGCCGACGGGCCGTTCACCGCGCCGTACTGGGTGCGAGTCACGCGCGAAGGCAACACGCTTCGCGGATACACTTCGCCTGACGGCGAGAACTGGATCCAGCGTGGCGACACGATCACGCTGGCGATGACCGATCCGGTGTTGATCGGCTTGGCGCTGACCAGCCACAACGCCAATCAGGCGACCAGCGCACAGTTCTCGAACGTGGCCTTCACGGGCAACGTCACGGGCGCCTGGCAGGTGGCCGAAGTCGGCGTCGCGCAGCCGGCGGGCAATGCCGTCGCGCCGCTCTACGTAGCGCTGGAGGACGCAACCGGCAAATCGGCGGTTGTGACGCATCCGGACGCAAACATCGTCGGCCGCTCCGGCTGGAACGAATGGCAGATTTCGCTGAGCGAATTCGCCGGCGTGAACCTGAGCCGAGTCAGTACGATAGCGATCGGCGTCGGTAGCCGAACCAACCCCGTCGCCGGCGGCACGGGCATGGTCTTCATCGATGACATCGGATTCGGCCGCCCTGCGGGGACGGAATAG
- a CDS encoding transglycosylase SLT domain-containing protein, which translates to MKPCMILGAVVFGLLAGIEGAEARASQEGRLEQLLDAIAKVESRANPNAVGDGGRAIGSYQIHKRYWLDGTRILGVDWSYQEAKDPVKAREVVRAYLMHYGRDRSILEKARIHNGGPQGYRRKATVPYARKIARILGDSASRPE; encoded by the coding sequence ATGAAGCCGTGTATGATATTGGGGGCTGTCGTTTTCGGGCTTCTTGCCGGAATAGAAGGCGCAGAAGCCCGGGCGAGCCAGGAGGGCAGGCTGGAGCAGCTTCTGGACGCGATCGCCAAGGTGGAAAGCCGGGCGAATCCGAATGCGGTTGGAGACGGTGGCCGGGCCATCGGTTCGTACCAGATCCACAAACGCTACTGGCTCGACGGGACTCGGATTCTGGGTGTCGATTGGAGTTATCAGGAGGCCAAAGACCCAGTCAAGGCCAGAGAGGTGGTCCGGGCCTACCTGATGCACTACGGCCGCGACCGGAGCATTCTGGAGAAGGCGCGAATACACAATGGCGGCCCGCAAGGCTACAGGAGGAAGGCCACCGTTCCCTATGCCCGGAAGATCGCCCGGATCCTGGGGGATTCAGCGTCTCGCCCGGAATGA
- a CDS encoding glycosyl hydrolase family 28 protein, protein MPKTFTIALLSILLSIAPIRAAGPRVVVYPAPAGEILPTDYEVRVENLKVDVYGARTLDPPFADKQWDFGGPYSFANFDMAGPVTVRIVSKRSLRNVVIRPQSSGIVPTLEDDHTMTLTLDRPRKLSIEPDGKRGPLLLFANPLETKAPKSNDENVIYYGPGVHRPEKIVVASGQTLYLAGGAVVKAEVLVQGSDIRICGRGILDGSEWEWRKGPVGNLIAIRNSRDVEIDGITLRGSSHWTIVARNSRHVTVRNVKLCNSRVQNDDGINPCNSQDVLITDCFIRSDDDCVAMKGLDFAGANSNVERITVENSILWCDRARIFLLGHESRAAFMRDITLRNLDIIHFTMTPFLFEPGEDMRLENVTVEDIRMVGEGQREFIRLRPVVNQYMRKKVPGFIRNIRFRNITIEGQPGEYLVQIEGADEEHNVRDVTFENISINGQRLTRESERMRIGRHAENVHFHPEP, encoded by the coding sequence ATGCCGAAGACCTTTACCATCGCGCTGTTATCCATCCTGCTGTCGATTGCCCCGATCCGGGCGGCCGGCCCCCGCGTTGTGGTTTATCCTGCCCCGGCGGGAGAGATATTGCCAACCGACTACGAGGTCCGTGTAGAGAACCTGAAGGTGGACGTATACGGCGCCCGGACGCTGGACCCACCGTTTGCCGACAAGCAGTGGGACTTCGGCGGTCCGTATTCGTTCGCGAACTTCGACATGGCCGGCCCCGTCACCGTTCGCATCGTGTCCAAGCGGTCCCTTCGCAATGTTGTGATCCGGCCGCAGTCGTCCGGCATCGTCCCCACCCTTGAGGACGACCACACGATGACCCTGACGCTCGACCGCCCGCGCAAGCTCAGCATCGAGCCGGACGGCAAACGAGGCCCTCTGCTGCTGTTCGCCAATCCTCTGGAAACGAAAGCCCCCAAGAGCAACGACGAAAATGTGATCTACTATGGTCCGGGCGTACACAGACCGGAGAAGATCGTCGTTGCGAGCGGCCAGACCCTCTATCTGGCCGGTGGAGCGGTCGTCAAGGCCGAGGTCCTGGTCCAGGGGTCCGACATCCGAATCTGCGGTCGCGGCATCCTGGACGGCTCTGAATGGGAATGGCGCAAAGGCCCGGTGGGCAACCTGATCGCCATCCGCAACAGCCGCGACGTCGAGATCGACGGCATCACGCTTCGCGGCTCATCCCACTGGACCATCGTCGCCAGGAACAGCCGGCACGTGACGGTCCGAAACGTCAAGCTGTGCAACTCCCGCGTCCAGAACGACGACGGCATCAATCCCTGCAACTCCCAGGACGTGCTGATTACCGACTGCTTCATCCGAAGCGACGACGACTGCGTCGCCATGAAGGGACTCGACTTCGCCGGCGCCAACAGCAACGTCGAGCGCATCACCGTGGAGAATTCGATCCTCTGGTGCGACCGCGCCCGCATCTTCCTGCTCGGGCACGAGAGCCGGGCCGCATTCATGCGGGACATCACGCTGCGCAATCTCGACATCATCCATTTCACCATGACGCCGTTTCTGTTCGAGCCCGGCGAGGACATGCGTCTGGAGAACGTCACCGTGGAGGACATTCGGATGGTTGGAGAAGGTCAGCGGGAATTCATCCGCCTGCGCCCGGTCGTGAACCAGTACATGCGCAAGAAAGTGCCCGGCTTCATCCGGAACATACGGTTCAGGAACATCACGATCGAAGGGCAGCCCGGCGAGTATCTCGTGCAGATCGAGGGAGCGGATGAGGAACACAACGTGCGCGACGTGACGTTCGAGAATATATCGATCAACGGCCAGAGGCTGACTCGAGAATCCGAGCGCATGCGCATTGGCAGGCACGCTGAGAACGTGCACTTCCATCCTGAGCCATAA